Proteins co-encoded in one Pseudorhizobium banfieldiae genomic window:
- a CDS encoding TRAP transporter large permease has product MVTTSVFLLLMLVGVPIGLCLMLVSMVYILDSGNLLLFDSLPVQLFGGVDNYGLISIPLFVLIGEVMNGGGITRRIIDMTMAFIGSLRGGLAYVNLFANMFVSSILGSATAQVAIMAQMMVPEMEKKGYDKTFAAGLTAYGGMLGPIIPPSIMFVVYSVLAQVPVADMLMAGMVPGILLTAIFCVMIALMGFVYDYPKGEKQTIRVRAKIVLNALPTLLIPVIIVGSILAGIANPTEAAAVGVVAAFVVGRYWIGDLSYRDIPKMLLRSAVYSAVVLFLVAAAAVFSWVLVYGMVPQNVAAWVQTVASDPITFMLLVNVILLVIGTVIDGAPGLIMTVPILLPIATEVYGIDPIHFGVVVVINLVLGFLSPPVGLCFFVASAVTGAKPGKMFIVTLPFFFASCVLLVLLSIFPQLSTFFAG; this is encoded by the coding sequence ATGGTCACGACCTCGGTTTTTCTTCTTTTGATGCTCGTCGGCGTGCCGATCGGACTGTGCCTCATGCTTGTCAGCATGGTCTACATTCTCGACAGCGGAAACCTCCTTCTGTTTGACAGCCTCCCGGTCCAGTTATTCGGCGGCGTCGACAATTATGGACTGATCTCTATTCCCCTCTTCGTGCTGATCGGGGAGGTGATGAACGGCGGCGGGATTACGCGCCGGATCATCGACATGACGATGGCCTTCATCGGCTCGCTGCGCGGCGGGCTGGCCTATGTGAACCTGTTCGCCAACATGTTTGTCTCCTCCATCCTGGGCTCAGCGACGGCACAAGTGGCTATCATGGCGCAGATGATGGTGCCTGAGATGGAAAAGAAGGGCTATGACAAGACCTTCGCGGCTGGCCTTACCGCCTATGGCGGCATGTTGGGTCCGATCATTCCCCCCTCGATCATGTTCGTTGTCTATAGCGTCCTTGCCCAGGTGCCCGTCGCTGACATGCTCATGGCAGGGATGGTTCCCGGTATCCTGTTGACGGCGATCTTCTGTGTCATGATTGCGTTGATGGGCTTCGTCTATGACTATCCGAAGGGAGAGAAGCAGACGATCCGGGTACGTGCGAAGATCGTTCTTAACGCACTGCCGACACTGCTAATTCCCGTTATCATCGTTGGCTCCATCCTTGCCGGTATCGCGAACCCGACTGAGGCCGCGGCCGTTGGCGTGGTGGCGGCTTTTGTCGTCGGGCGATACTGGATCGGCGATTTGTCCTATCGTGACATTCCAAAAATGCTGCTGCGCTCGGCGGTCTATTCCGCAGTGGTGCTCTTTCTCGTCGCGGCGGCGGCGGTATTCTCCTGGGTCCTCGTTTACGGAATGGTGCCCCAGAATGTCGCCGCGTGGGTTCAGACCGTTGCATCTGACCCAATCACCTTCATGCTGCTGGTCAACGTCATCCTGCTGGTCATTGGGACAGTGATCGATGGCGCCCCGGGCCTCATCATGACCGTGCCCATCCTGCTACCGATTGCGACGGAAGTGTATGGCATTGACCCGATCCACTTTGGCGTGGTGGTTGTCATCAACCTGGTTCTGGGCTTTCTGTCGCCGCCCGTCGGCCTGTGTTTCTTTGTGGCGTCAGCGGTGACTGGTGCCAAGCCCGGCAAGATGTTCATCGTCACCCTGCCGTTCTTCTTCGCTTCATGCGTGCTGCTCGTCCTTCTTTCAATCTTCCCCCAGCTCTCCACTTTCTTTGCCGGATAG
- a CDS encoding TRAP transporter small permease, with protein sequence MIGLSEAVLVAEKFFASVFMALVLGLILLNVITRYTGMPLYWVDEAAVYAMVWLGFLGASALTRLRLDFSVTLLSDKLSEVHARRMKAVASMLVAVFAFALGYMCWRWMDPLGIAAAGFDAKAYAGQTFNFLYTEQTQTLRWPTWLVSLIIPIFAVTMLIHAVANILEDLGFSPIRPRPGFDHAEGVN encoded by the coding sequence ATGATCGGCCTTTCCGAAGCCGTCCTGGTTGCCGAGAAATTCTTCGCCAGTGTATTCATGGCGCTCGTCCTTGGGCTCATTCTCCTCAACGTGATCACCCGCTACACCGGCATGCCCCTTTACTGGGTCGACGAAGCCGCTGTGTATGCAATGGTCTGGCTGGGCTTTTTGGGAGCGTCGGCCCTGACGCGGCTTAGGCTGGACTTCTCGGTGACCTTGCTCTCCGACAAGCTGTCCGAAGTCCATGCGCGACGAATGAAAGCAGTGGCCAGCATGCTGGTGGCGGTATTCGCCTTTGCTCTTGGCTATATGTGCTGGCGCTGGATGGATCCGCTCGGCATTGCTGCAGCGGGCTTCGATGCCAAGGCCTATGCCGGGCAGACCTTTAACTTTCTTTACACGGAGCAAACGCAGACATTGCGTTGGCCGACCTGGCTCGTGAGTCTGATCATCCCAATCTTTGCGGTCACCATGCTGATCCATGCGGTTGCCAATATCCTGGAGGATCTGGGCTTTTCTCCAATACGCCCACGGCCGGGATTCGATCATGCGGAGGGCGTGAACTAA
- a CDS encoding GntR family transcriptional regulator, with amino-acid sequence MKPSIKHRTLSGALLEEIRQDILSGRYKAGTQLRQDALAESYGVSRIPIREALFQLEAAGLVKIMPQRGAVVSDLSREEIEDVFQLRVLLEPRLLLASAPHLTEGDYERVEAKHADYVQAISANAVNEYGQLNADLHLALYRRANLPRTQQIVTSLLETSDRYTRIQLSNAAAMQRAMAEHAELIQLCRSRRYESAASFLAQHVAAVQNDLVMTLAMTEPVETPA; translated from the coding sequence GTGAAACCATCAATCAAACACCGCACACTGTCGGGCGCGCTTCTGGAGGAAATCCGCCAGGATATCTTGTCGGGCCGTTACAAGGCCGGAACGCAGCTCAGGCAGGATGCTTTGGCAGAGTCCTATGGGGTCAGCCGGATCCCGATCCGAGAGGCTCTGTTTCAGCTTGAGGCCGCGGGGCTGGTGAAAATCATGCCCCAAAGGGGTGCGGTCGTCTCCGACCTTTCCCGCGAAGAGATCGAAGACGTGTTCCAGCTTCGCGTCCTGCTGGAACCACGCCTTCTTTTGGCGTCTGCGCCTCATCTGACTGAAGGTGACTATGAACGTGTCGAAGCAAAGCACGCAGATTACGTGCAAGCCATCTCCGCGAACGCCGTCAATGAATATGGCCAACTGAACGCCGATCTTCACCTTGCACTCTACCGCCGCGCAAACCTGCCGCGAACGCAGCAGATCGTGACGTCGCTCCTTGAAACCAGTGATCGCTACACCCGCATCCAGCTGTCCAATGCCGCCGCTATGCAAAGAGCAATGGCCGAGCACGCGGAATTGATTCAACTGTGCCGCTCACGTCGTTACGAGAGTGCTGCCAGCTTCCTCGCGCAACACGTGGCGGCCGTCCAGAACGACCTTGTGATGACACTGGCAATGACAGAGCCGGTAGAGACCCCTGCGTAA
- a CDS encoding LacI family DNA-binding transcriptional regulator, whose translation MADVGRLAGVSQVTVSRALSDPSMVSAETLKRIQDAIRVTGYVPNALAGALASNRSNLISALVPSVTNIVYASMLHAFSKIMRARGYQLMVGETGFDLAEEEAVVATHLSRRPDAMLLTGIHHSPAVRRMLLSAAIPIVEVWDITETPIDCCVGFSHVAAAAAAANYAHSHGYRRAAAVTAGDERAARRRDAFVRQFEALGGTPVATVDFPGHASLGGGRQALATLIAEHGFSGGVIFCSSDQFAQGILVEAKARGLAVPSEVAVIGFGDQEFAPHTDPPLTSVRVDREKLGTAAADALLARFAKKTMTNPVTDIGFQIIERETS comes from the coding sequence ATGGCTGATGTCGGGCGCCTTGCCGGGGTCTCGCAGGTGACGGTCTCGCGTGCGCTCTCGGACCCCTCGATGGTCTCTGCGGAAACGCTGAAGCGTATTCAGGATGCCATCCGTGTCACCGGCTATGTGCCCAATGCCCTGGCCGGTGCGCTTGCCTCCAACAGAAGCAATCTGATCTCAGCGCTTGTGCCCTCGGTGACGAACATTGTCTACGCCAGTATGCTTCATGCATTCTCGAAGATCATGCGGGCGCGGGGTTACCAGTTGATGGTTGGCGAAACAGGATTCGACCTCGCCGAGGAAGAGGCTGTGGTCGCGACGCATTTGTCGCGGCGGCCCGACGCGATGTTGTTGACAGGGATCCACCACTCGCCGGCGGTCCGACGCATGCTGTTAAGCGCGGCCATACCGATCGTGGAAGTCTGGGATATAACCGAGACTCCGATAGATTGCTGCGTAGGCTTCTCACATGTCGCAGCAGCCGCTGCCGCTGCCAATTATGCACATTCGCACGGCTACCGACGCGCCGCCGCCGTTACTGCTGGAGATGAGAGGGCAGCGCGACGCCGGGATGCCTTTGTCAGACAGTTCGAAGCTTTGGGCGGTACGCCAGTGGCGACAGTCGATTTTCCAGGGCATGCATCGCTAGGTGGAGGGCGACAGGCATTGGCGACCCTGATTGCCGAGCATGGGTTCTCGGGCGGCGTCATATTCTGCAGCTCGGACCAGTTTGCCCAAGGGATCTTGGTTGAAGCGAAGGCTCGAGGTCTGGCGGTGCCAAGTGAGGTGGCGGTGATCGGATTTGGTGACCAGGAGTTTGCACCTCACACGGACCCACCGTTGACCAGCGTTAGAGTAGATCGGGAAAAGCTCGGAACTGCGGCTGCAGATGCGCTGCTGGCGCGTTTTGCGAAAAAGACCATGACCAATCCCGTCACTGACATCGGATTCCAGATCATAGAACGCGAAACCTCTTAG
- a CDS encoding tripartite tricarboxylate transporter permease, protein MEVFELITPLFVALVVGGTFVGLIFGAIPGMTATMAVAVCLPLTYSLGLENGLALLLGLYVGGISGGLVPAVLLGIPGTPSSIATCFDAYPMAQRGEGEKALRISIIASLVGGMLSLIALYFFAPLLADFAIQFSYVEKFLIILFALTVMGALSSNLLLGIFSGFLGIFVSLVGVYDVTDGGNGHFRLIPPGTEYWLEGGFSLLPVLIALFGVSAILEEAETGMPQSMSVREIKVGKSSRFSFSIFKGQIRNLLQSSAIGTFVGILPGVGGSAASILSYTAAKTTSRHPEEYGKGSAEGIIATEAGNNALTGGALVPLLSLGIPGDSTTALLVGAFALQGIQVGPLFIGNNPGTWNAMMIAMIIANVAMFILMYFAIRWFAMVVTVPKHILYPVILMMCVIGAYTINYGIMFDVWTVLIFGVLGWIFVKLKIEVAPFIIGFILGPSAEIYFVKSLESFGDISIFFTKSWIAVVLWLLIAASLVASAILARKAKQLEAMAQPGT, encoded by the coding sequence ATGGAAGTTTTTGAACTGATCACACCGCTCTTCGTGGCGCTGGTCGTCGGGGGAACCTTTGTAGGTCTGATCTTCGGGGCCATCCCTGGAATGACCGCGACGATGGCTGTGGCAGTCTGTTTGCCGCTGACCTACTCGCTGGGCCTGGAAAACGGTTTGGCGCTACTTCTGGGTTTGTATGTAGGCGGAATATCGGGCGGCTTGGTACCGGCCGTACTTCTTGGAATTCCCGGCACCCCGTCATCGATCGCAACTTGTTTCGACGCCTATCCCATGGCCCAAAGGGGGGAAGGGGAAAAAGCACTGCGCATCAGCATCATTGCGTCGCTCGTCGGCGGAATGCTGTCGCTGATCGCGCTCTATTTCTTTGCCCCGCTGCTGGCGGATTTCGCCATCCAGTTCTCCTATGTGGAGAAGTTTCTGATCATTCTGTTCGCCCTTACGGTCATGGGTGCTCTCTCGAGCAACCTGCTTCTGGGCATCTTTTCCGGCTTCCTCGGCATCTTTGTCAGCCTCGTCGGTGTCTATGATGTCACCGACGGCGGGAATGGGCACTTTCGATTGATTCCGCCGGGGACGGAATACTGGCTGGAAGGTGGCTTCTCGCTGCTGCCCGTCCTGATTGCACTTTTCGGGGTGAGCGCCATCCTTGAGGAAGCCGAAACCGGGATGCCGCAGAGCATGTCGGTCCGGGAGATCAAGGTTGGCAAGAGCTCGCGCTTTTCCTTTTCGATCTTCAAGGGACAGATTCGAAATCTCCTTCAATCATCCGCGATCGGCACCTTTGTGGGCATTCTGCCGGGTGTAGGTGGTTCGGCGGCATCGATCCTCTCGTATACAGCGGCGAAGACCACTTCGCGTCATCCCGAGGAATACGGCAAGGGCTCCGCTGAAGGCATCATTGCGACCGAGGCAGGTAACAATGCCTTGACCGGCGGCGCTCTCGTGCCCTTGTTGTCTCTCGGGATTCCAGGCGACTCTACCACAGCACTCCTGGTGGGGGCATTTGCACTCCAGGGCATCCAGGTGGGGCCATTGTTCATCGGCAACAATCCGGGAACATGGAACGCGATGATGATTGCTATGATCATTGCCAACGTCGCTATGTTTATACTGATGTACTTCGCCATCCGCTGGTTCGCCATGGTGGTGACAGTTCCAAAGCACATCCTCTATCCGGTCATTCTTATGATGTGCGTGATCGGTGCCTATACGATCAACTACGGCATCATGTTCGACGTGTGGACGGTACTCATCTTCGGTGTGCTCGGCTGGATCTTCGTCAAGCTGAAGATCGAAGTCGCACCCTTCATCATCGGCTTCATTCTTGGCCCGTCGGCGGAAATCTACTTCGTCAAGAGCCTTGAGTCGTTTGGAGACATCTCAATCTTCTTCACGAAAAGCTGGATTGCGGTAGTCCTGTGGCTTCTGATAGCAGCTTCACTGGTAGCCTCGGCTATACTCGCGAGGAAAGCGAAGCAGCTTGAGGCAATGGCACAGCCGGGGACTTGA
- a CDS encoding tripartite tricarboxylate transporter TctB family protein, with protein MGGLTKVEIDFATSHLIFPTLIGIALLILGVVIVVTRNREILGAGAMWRDTFIRMDKTRFFGALVLTVLYFVLMVPVGDLWPNTGMGFLLCSIPFVALSGILFTHDRRLSRLVPLLIVAVIAPLLTWWLLSEIFFLTLP; from the coding sequence ATGGGCGGATTGACCAAAGTCGAGATCGACTTCGCGACCTCGCATCTGATTTTCCCTACGCTGATCGGCATCGCTCTGCTGATCCTCGGCGTGGTAATCGTTGTCACGCGCAATCGTGAGATTTTGGGCGCCGGGGCCATGTGGCGCGACACGTTCATCCGCATGGACAAGACGCGGTTCTTCGGAGCCCTGGTGCTGACGGTACTCTATTTCGTCCTGATGGTTCCGGTTGGGGACCTCTGGCCAAATACCGGCATGGGTTTTCTGCTGTGCTCCATTCCTTTCGTGGCCTTGAGCGGCATCCTGTTCACCCATGATCGTCGCCTGTCCCGACTTGTTCCGCTGCTGATTGTCGCCGTCATCGCGCCGCTGCTGACCTGGTGGCTCCTCAGCGAAATCTTCTTCCTGACGCTCCCGTAA
- a CDS encoding ABC transporter substrate-binding protein, producing the protein MFTRRTLLAAVSVAALVAHPIVAAAQELPRNIRMVIGSTSTGGDTYQNAALVADALSQHLGVNVKVDPVGTSEGLKALGRDKRGTTIMLHHDQVYLSYLYGVPGNEDPFANYSIGPTVAINPGDAFLVPADSPYKTMEDVFKAAEEGKQIRVAIQPGGVSEIGFTAMRNAAKTRAPGSEKNFVPVNTGSQADKNQAMWDGLADLINGSIQANEQFTQLPGDDAKAMRFIWITARPQTLEQAPEQGMGNTTRDQFLQYASPETSVTLDGEKDFVFDKEFFLIYNKEMDPAQMEAIDKALAEIYQKGDLEKRQKEAFFIPNYLSQAEAQAHLSEKSKTIGGLIEQLKTE; encoded by the coding sequence ATGTTTACACGCAGGACCCTATTGGCGGCCGTTAGTGTCGCGGCATTGGTGGCGCATCCCATTGTAGCGGCTGCGCAGGAACTGCCTCGCAATATCCGGATGGTGATTGGATCGACCTCGACCGGCGGCGACACCTATCAGAACGCGGCACTGGTTGCTGATGCGCTTTCCCAGCACCTCGGAGTCAACGTCAAGGTGGATCCAGTCGGCACCAGTGAAGGCCTCAAGGCGCTCGGTCGCGACAAGCGCGGCACGACGATCATGCTCCATCATGATCAGGTCTATCTGTCTTACCTGTACGGCGTGCCGGGCAACGAAGATCCGTTTGCAAACTACTCCATCGGGCCAACCGTTGCGATCAATCCGGGCGATGCGTTCCTGGTCCCAGCGGATTCGCCCTACAAGACCATGGAGGACGTGTTCAAAGCTGCCGAAGAAGGCAAGCAGATCCGGGTTGCCATTCAGCCGGGCGGCGTCTCCGAGATCGGATTCACTGCCATGCGCAATGCAGCCAAAACGCGTGCACCCGGCTCGGAGAAAAACTTCGTTCCGGTCAATACCGGATCTCAGGCCGACAAGAACCAAGCTATGTGGGACGGGTTGGCCGATCTGATCAACGGCTCGATCCAGGCAAACGAGCAGTTTACCCAGTTGCCGGGCGACGACGCAAAGGCGATGCGCTTCATCTGGATAACCGCACGGCCCCAGACACTCGAGCAGGCGCCCGAACAGGGCATGGGCAACACGACTCGCGACCAGTTCCTGCAATATGCTAGCCCCGAGACGAGTGTAACACTAGACGGGGAAAAGGACTTTGTCTTCGATAAGGAGTTCTTCCTGATCTACAACAAGGAGATGGATCCCGCGCAGATGGAGGCCATCGACAAGGCGTTGGCTGAAATCTACCAGAAGGGCGATCTAGAGAAGCGGCAGAAGGAAGCCTTCTTCATTCCAAACTACTTGTCGCAGGCTGAGGCCCAGGCGCATCTGAGCGAGAAGAGCAAGACGATCGGCGGCCTGATCGAGCAGCTCAAGACTGAATAG
- the araD gene encoding L-arabinonate dehydratase yields the protein MKDKVRKTPDTLRSSRWFAPDDLRSFGHRSRLMQLGYSEEDFMGRPVIGILNTWSELNSCHGHFPERVKDVKRGVAQAGGFAVEMPSLSVDESFTKPTSMLYRNMLAMEVEEMIRSHPLDGVVLMGGCDKTTPGLVMGALSAGVPMIFLPAGPMLRGNYAGKILGSGSDAWKYWDERRAGNVTDAEWVGLQGGIARSAGVCMTMGTASTMTAIAEAMGLSFAGASSIPAVDSGHVRMSASCGRRIVEMVWEDLTPDKIVTEEAIRNAAIVAMATGCSTNAVVHLVAMARRAGVDLTLDHLDELGRTTPLIANVRPSGKDYLMEDFYYAGGLAALMKQIESRLDVSCMTVTGRTLGENLQGAQVYNEDVIRPLSNPVYHEGSLAVLRGNLCPDGAVIKPAACDPKFHLHEGPAIVFDSYPEMKKAIDDENLDVTPDHVLVLRNAGPQGGPGFPEWGMLPIPKALIKQGHRDMLRISDARMSGTSYGACVLHVAPESYIGGPLALLKTGDRVRLDLPNRRLDMLVPEEELAQRRSAWTAPAPHYDRGYGYLFSRHVTQADKGCDFDFLERQFGGATAEPSIF from the coding sequence ATGAAAGACAAGGTCCGCAAAACTCCCGACACCCTGCGCTCATCGCGCTGGTTCGCGCCAGATGATTTGCGCAGCTTCGGCCACCGCTCGCGCCTCATGCAACTCGGCTATTCAGAAGAGGATTTCATGGGGAGGCCGGTCATCGGCATCCTCAACACCTGGTCCGAATTGAACTCTTGCCACGGACACTTTCCGGAACGCGTCAAGGACGTGAAACGGGGCGTCGCTCAGGCTGGCGGCTTCGCCGTCGAAATGCCATCTCTCTCGGTTGACGAGAGCTTCACCAAACCAACTTCCATGCTCTACCGCAACATGCTCGCCATGGAGGTGGAGGAGATGATCCGCTCCCACCCGCTCGACGGTGTTGTGCTGATGGGCGGCTGCGACAAGACCACGCCAGGCTTGGTCATGGGGGCACTGTCTGCTGGAGTGCCGATGATATTCCTTCCCGCCGGGCCTATGCTTCGTGGCAACTACGCCGGCAAGATCCTGGGCTCGGGGTCGGATGCTTGGAAATACTGGGACGAGCGGCGAGCCGGAAACGTGACGGATGCGGAATGGGTGGGCCTCCAGGGCGGAATTGCCCGTTCCGCCGGCGTCTGCATGACCATGGGCACCGCCTCGACTATGACCGCGATTGCCGAGGCTATGGGCCTCTCCTTCGCCGGTGCATCCTCCATCCCCGCAGTCGACTCAGGCCATGTGCGAATGTCGGCATCCTGCGGACGCCGTATCGTGGAAATGGTGTGGGAGGACCTTACGCCGGACAAGATCGTGACCGAGGAAGCGATCAGGAATGCTGCGATTGTCGCCATGGCGACAGGGTGCTCGACCAACGCCGTCGTTCACCTGGTCGCCATGGCGAGGCGGGCCGGCGTCGACCTCACACTGGACCACCTGGACGAGCTTGGCCGGACCACGCCATTAATCGCGAATGTGAGGCCCTCCGGAAAGGACTATCTCATGGAGGACTTCTACTATGCCGGTGGCCTTGCGGCATTGATGAAACAGATCGAGAGCAGGCTGGACGTCTCCTGTATGACGGTTACGGGCCGCACGCTCGGCGAGAATCTTCAGGGTGCGCAGGTCTATAACGAGGATGTCATCCGCCCCCTGTCTAACCCCGTCTACCACGAGGGGTCGCTCGCGGTCCTCAGGGGCAATCTCTGCCCCGACGGCGCCGTGATCAAGCCGGCAGCATGCGATCCGAAGTTTCATCTCCACGAAGGCCCCGCCATTGTCTTCGACAGCTATCCCGAGATGAAGAAGGCCATCGACGACGAGAATCTGGACGTCACGCCGGACCACGTGCTGGTTCTGCGCAATGCTGGCCCCCAAGGCGGCCCCGGTTTTCCGGAGTGGGGAATGCTGCCTATTCCGAAGGCGCTCATCAAGCAGGGACACCGTGACATGCTGCGCATTTCCGATGCACGCATGTCCGGCACTTCCTACGGCGCCTGCGTGCTGCATGTCGCACCGGAATCTTATATCGGCGGCCCCTTGGCGCTCTTGAAAACCGGCGATCGCGTCCGGCTCGACCTGCCAAACCGGCGGCTCGACATGCTGGTCCCCGAGGAGGAACTTGCCCAGCGTCGAAGCGCCTGGACCGCGCCCGCTCCGCACTACGATCGCGGTTACGGCTATCTGTTCTCCCGCCATGTCACGCAGGCCGACAAGGGCTGCGACTTCGATTTCCTGGAGCGCCAGTTCGGTGGCGCAACGGCCGAACCCTCCATCTTCTGA
- a CDS encoding dihydrodipicolinate synthase family protein, with product MAHSLEHALTGISGILVTPFGRDGELAPQRLVPIVDRALEAGLHMPVVNGNTGEFYSLTTDEACTMVREVSGIVNGRAPVLAGVGRSVRDACRLAKVSADAGAAALMIHQPPDPFVAPRGIVDYLKAVADAAGLPMMLYLRNDAIGTAAIAELCAVEGVKGVKWATPNPLKLAEAKAACDPTIVWVGGLAEVWAPAFYAVGARGFTSGLINVWPERSLQIHSALEAGSYAEANRLISEMKAFEEVRAEEMNGTNVTGVKAALLALGRDCGPTRPPSAWPLTPSQQDKLDHFIARNALT from the coding sequence ATGGCTCATTCTCTTGAACACGCGCTGACCGGCATTTCCGGCATCCTGGTCACGCCTTTCGGTAGGGATGGCGAGCTTGCGCCGCAGCGTCTTGTTCCCATCGTGGATCGTGCCCTGGAAGCAGGGCTGCACATGCCGGTTGTCAACGGCAATACCGGCGAATTCTATTCGCTGACCACGGATGAAGCTTGCACCATGGTCAGGGAGGTGTCCGGCATCGTCAACGGCCGCGCTCCGGTCCTTGCCGGCGTGGGGCGCAGCGTGCGTGACGCATGCCGCCTCGCAAAGGTGTCAGCAGACGCCGGCGCCGCAGCGTTGATGATACACCAGCCCCCGGATCCTTTTGTGGCTCCGCGCGGTATAGTCGATTATTTGAAGGCTGTGGCGGATGCCGCCGGGCTTCCCATGATGCTCTATCTTCGCAACGACGCCATTGGGACGGCGGCGATTGCTGAACTATGCGCGGTAGAGGGGGTGAAGGGCGTGAAATGGGCCACACCAAACCCGCTCAAGCTCGCGGAAGCCAAGGCCGCTTGCGATCCAACCATTGTGTGGGTCGGTGGACTTGCGGAAGTTTGGGCCCCGGCCTTCTACGCAGTTGGTGCGAGGGGCTTCACCTCCGGCCTCATCAATGTCTGGCCGGAACGCTCACTCCAGATCCACTCGGCACTCGAAGCGGGGAGTTATGCTGAGGCCAACCGTCTGATCTCCGAGATGAAGGCGTTCGAAGAGGTTCGGGCCGAGGAAATGAATGGCACCAACGTGACGGGAGTCAAGGCGGCGCTGCTGGCGCTTGGCCGTGACTGCGGGCCAACCCGCCCCCCGTCCGCATGGCCGTTGACGCCTTCGCAGCAAGACAAGCTCGACCACTTCATAGCGCGTAACGCGCTGACCTGA
- a CDS encoding ribonuclease activity regulator RraA, producing the protein MNEELRQKLMGVSVATLATALYKRGLRNQVIQDVRPVAQKGRNMVGPAYTLRYIPAREDRNQLSEFRKPTHPQRVAIETCPEGHVLVMDSRKDPRAASAGDILVTRLMMRGVAGVVTDGGFRDAATIGDLDIPAYHTRPSSPTNLTLHEALDLNVPIGCGDVPVFPGDILVGDDDSVIVIPQDIAAEVADEAVEMTAYEDFVVERVKEGAAIIGLYPCTKDVHAEDFAKWRASNRR; encoded by the coding sequence ATGAACGAGGAACTGCGGCAGAAACTGATGGGCGTCTCCGTCGCCACGCTCGCCACCGCGCTCTATAAGCGGGGTCTAAGAAATCAGGTTATTCAGGATGTACGTCCCGTTGCGCAGAAGGGCCGCAACATGGTAGGGCCCGCCTACACGCTCCGCTATATCCCGGCCCGAGAAGACCGTAACCAGTTGAGCGAGTTCCGCAAGCCGACCCATCCGCAGCGCGTCGCGATCGAGACTTGCCCCGAGGGGCATGTGCTGGTTATGGACAGCCGCAAGGATCCGCGCGCTGCGTCGGCGGGAGACATCCTCGTCACACGCTTGATGATGCGCGGCGTGGCGGGCGTCGTCACCGATGGTGGCTTCCGCGATGCCGCAACGATCGGTGATCTCGATATTCCTGCCTATCACACCCGACCTTCCAGCCCGACCAACCTGACACTGCACGAAGCGTTGGACCTGAATGTCCCGATCGGCTGTGGTGACGTTCCAGTTTTCCCCGGCGATATCCTCGTGGGCGACGATGACAGCGTGATCGTCATTCCTCAGGACATTGCCGCAGAAGTGGCCGACGAAGCAGTTGAAATGACCGCCTACGAGGACTTCGTAGTGGAGCGAGTCAAAGAGGGCGCGGCTATCATTGGGCTTTACCCTTGCACGAAGGACGTGCATGCGGAGGATTTTGCCAAGTGGCGAGCGTCAAACAGACGATAG